The Oncorhynchus tshawytscha isolate Ot180627B linkage group LG20, Otsh_v2.0, whole genome shotgun sequence genome has a window encoding:
- the LOC112219809 gene encoding proteinase-activated receptor 2-like has protein sequence MGFQSHWLKLIFLFTCVDLCLSQKNERNAAVDDRGFSGNETMEGVGVSLTGLMVLESHLTTVFLPIVYIVVFAVGLPTNTMAIWVFLFRTKKKHPAAIYMANLALSDLLFVIWTPLKIAYHFNGNDWIYGERLCKVLVGFFYGNMYCSILFITCISVQRYWAIVYPLSQDCRNNHVAIGVSVAVWVGVWLLTTPLYLYDQTVKVTNLNITTCHDVIRPSQISMAVGYFLTMGTLGFVVPTVVCVVAYILMLKSLRNSMTDNSISKNRRKAVVLIITVLVMFLVCFTPSNIMLLVHYSLLLAGVVNDGYGFYITTLCLAALNSCVDPFIYYFISEEFREHVKNTLRCRSERTVARMRVSFSALKYSKKKSTYTSDSGNTQSCSC, from the exons ATGGGTTTTCAGTCACATTGGTTAAAACTTATATTTTTATTTACCTGCGtcgatctctgtctgtctcagaaaAATG AGCGTAATGCTGCCGTTGACGACCGAGGATTCTCAGGGAACGAGACAATGGAGGGGGTAGGGGTCTCCCTTACGGGCCTCATGGTTCTGGAAAGTCATCTGACCACGGTGTTCCTCCCCATCGTCTACATAGTGGTGTTTGCTGTGGGGCTGCCCACCAACACCATGGCCATCTGGGTCTTCCTGTTCAGGACCAAGAAGAAGCACCCTGCCGCCATCTACATGGCCAACCTGGCTCTGTCTGACCTGCTCTTTGTCATCTGGACGCCTCTGAAGATCGCCTACCACTTCAACGGTAACGACTGGATCTATGGAGAGAGGCTGTGTAAAGTCCTGGTGGGCTTCTTCTATGGGAACATGTACTGCTCCATCCTCTTCATCACCTGTATCAGTGTCCAGCGCTACTGGGCCATTGTTTACCCCCTCTCCCAAGATTGTAGGAACAACCATGTAGCCATCGGTGTCTCGGTCGCAGTCTGGGTGGGGGTCTGGCTGCTGaccacccctctctacctctatgaCCAGACAGTCAAGGTGACCAACCTCAACATCACCACCTGCCACGACGTCATCCGGCCCAGCCAGATTAGCATGGCCGTCGGCTACTTCCTGACCATGGGAACCCTTGGATTTGTAGTTCCCACTGTGGTGTGCGTGGTGGCCTACATTCTGATGCTCAAGTCCCTGAGGAACTCAATGACGGACAACAGCATCTCCAAGAATCGGCGCAAGGCTGTGGTGCTCATCATTACTGTGCTGGTCATGTTCCTGGTCTGTTTCACCCCCAGTAACATCATGCTGCTGGTGCACTACTCCCTCCTGCTGGCCGGAGTAGTGAACGATGGCTACGGCTTCTACATCACCACCCTGTGTCTGGCCGCCCTCAACAGCTGTGTGGATCCATTCATCTACTACTTCATCTCAGAGGAGTTCAGGGAGCACGTGAAGAACACGCTGAGGTGCCGAAGTGAGAGGACAGTGGCGAGGATGAGGGTCTCGTTCAGCGCTCTTAAGTACTCCAAGAAAAAAAGCACCTACACGTCAGACTCAGGGAACACACAGAGCTGCTCCTGTTAA
- the LOC112220293 gene encoding proteinase-activated receptor 1: protein MFFKAVLFLAGVHAVSGVFNGSSIVRTFARRLVTEGPVVTDEPIDLDLLDYYPDIDSNGTGVRLNNVSGPGERVGFINGSRLRPLELGSARNATEVWSYTISVMANNFLTGHLSTIFIPTLYTFIFLISVPLNIVAMVTFAQRIRPMKPAVIYMLNLAAADLLFALLLPFKIVYHYNGNDWGFGEGLCRLVTAAFYCNMYCSILLMTCVSVDRLLAVAYPINSLSWRSPRNAALACSAMWILAVGGSLPLVLSQQTVYYNPLDITTCHDIQDLELLEEQYVFFFPTLSCTLYFLPLFIMVTCYSRVVQVLNKAPCGVVGRSRQKARAVVMAVTVLVVFVVCFTPTNSILLAHYLQIAGQVGGEPDATHVAYLVSLCLGSISCCLDPLVYYFGSSQCQRQLEGALGCQAVTEGRKSLASSSGSSRTSTRTRISTRTSTRITKVDTFQASLSSQYKKLLV from the exons GCAGCTCCATCGTGAGGACCTTTGCCAGGAGGTTAGTCACAGAAGGGCCCGTGGTCACAGACGAGCCAATAGATCTAGACCTACTGGACTACTACCCAGACATAGACAGTAATGGGACTGGAGTTAGACTAAACAATGTGTCCGGACCGGGAGAGAGAGTTGGGTTTATAAATGGGTCCAGACTGAGACCATTGGAACTGGGCTCTGCCAGGAATGCGACAGAAGTCTGGTCTTACACCATCTCTGTTATGGCCAACAACTTCCTCACAGGCCACCTCTCTACCATCTTCATCCCAACGCTTTACACCTTCATCTTCCTCATCAGCGTGCCTCTTAACATTGTTGCCATGGTGACCTTTGCCCAACGGATCCGGCCCATGAAGCCAGCAGTGATCTACATGCTGAACCTGGCAGCCGCCGACCTGCTGTTCGCCCTGCTGCTGCCCTTCAAGATTGTCTACCACTACAATGGCAATGACTGGGGCTTCGGCGAGGGGTTGTGCCGCCTGGTCACAGCGGCCTTCTACTGCAACATGTACTGCTCCATCCTCCTCATGACCTGTGTCAGCGTGGACCGCCTGCTGGCAGTTGCCTACCCCATCAACTCCCTGTCCTGGAGGAGCCCCCGCAACGCAGCCTTGGCCTGTAGCGCCATGTGGATCCTGGCTGTGGGTGGCTCGCTGCCTCTTGTCCTCTCACAGCAGACAGTCTACTACAATCCACTGGATATCACCACCTGCCATGACATCCAGGACCTGGAGCTGTTAGAGGAGCAATACGTCTTCTTCTTTCCTACACTCTCCTGCACCCTCTACTTCCTGCCGCTGTTCATAATGGTGACCTGTTACTCCCGGGTGGTGCAGGTGCTCAACAAGGCTCCGTGCGGTGTTGTAG GCCGTTCAAGGCAGAAGGCGCGGGCTGTGGTGATGGCGGTTACCGTGCTTGTGGTGTTCGTGGTCTGTTTCACACCCACCAACTCCATTCTCCTCGCTCACTACCTCCAGATCGCTGGGCAGGTGGGTGGGGAGCCGGACGCTACCCACGTGGCCTACCTCGTGTCACTATGTTTGGGGAGCATCAGCTGCTGCCTGGACCCCCTGGTCTACTATTTTGGCTCGTCCCAGTGCCAGAGGCAGCTGGAGGGGGCGCTGGGATGCCAGGCGGTCACTGAGGGAAGGAAGAGTCTGGCCTCGTCCTCTGGTTCCTCCAGGACCAGCACCAGGACCAGAATAAGCACGAGGACCAGCACTAGGATTACTAAGGTGGATACCTTCCAGGCCAGCCTCAGCAGCCAGTACAAGAAACTCCTGGTCTGA